The following proteins are co-located in the Desulfovibrio legallii genome:
- the murG gene encoding undecaprenyldiphospho-muramoylpentapeptide beta-N-acetylglucosaminyltransferase gives MDSILLTTGGTGGHIFPALAVAEELRRRNPDVRLLFVGSQYGPEERLARLADVPFAGLPVRGFLGRGLRAVGAAGRMTLAVGKALKLVRRFDPQAVAGFGGYAAFAPMLAARLLGVPGLLHEQNAVAGMSNRLLARLARKVCLSLPNTEGFDPKKCVLTGNPVRAAVSAVGGLSRERRTRRLLVMGGSQGAHALNAFMVEHLAAFRGGGVEIRHQTGEADAGWVRAAYVAAGYAPESVAAFIDDMAAAYAWADVALCRAGASTVAELCAAGLPAVLVPFPHAIHDHQTRNATVLARCGAAELVPESRMVVQHMDETLLRLLSMPGERAPMAAAALAAARPDAAARVADILETIVKTRA, from the coding sequence GTGGACAGCATCCTCCTGACCACCGGCGGCACCGGCGGGCACATCTTTCCGGCTCTGGCCGTGGCGGAAGAACTGCGGCGGCGCAACCCGGACGTGCGGCTGCTCTTTGTGGGTTCGCAGTACGGCCCGGAAGAGCGTCTGGCCCGTCTGGCGGACGTGCCTTTTGCGGGTCTGCCCGTGCGCGGATTCCTGGGGCGCGGGCTGCGGGCCGTGGGCGCGGCCGGTCGCATGACGCTGGCCGTGGGCAAAGCGCTCAAGCTGGTGCGGCGGTTTGACCCCCAGGCCGTGGCAGGTTTTGGCGGCTACGCGGCCTTTGCGCCCATGCTGGCCGCGCGGCTGCTGGGCGTGCCCGGTCTGCTGCACGAACAGAACGCCGTAGCCGGCATGAGCAACCGCCTGCTGGCCCGCCTGGCGCGCAAGGTCTGCCTTTCCCTGCCCAATACGGAAGGTTTTGACCCGAAAAAATGCGTGCTCACCGGCAACCCCGTGCGGGCCGCTGTGAGCGCCGTGGGCGGACTTTCTCGCGAGCGGCGCACGCGTCGCCTGCTGGTTATGGGCGGTTCGCAGGGCGCGCACGCCCTCAACGCCTTTATGGTGGAGCACCTGGCCGCCTTTCGCGGTGGGGGGGTGGAAATCCGCCATCAGACCGGCGAGGCCGACGCGGGCTGGGTGCGCGCGGCTTATGTGGCTGCGGGCTACGCGCCGGAAAGCGTGGCGGCTTTTATTGACGACATGGCCGCAGCCTATGCCTGGGCCGATGTGGCGCTGTGCCGGGCCGGAGCCAGCACCGTGGCTGAACTCTGCGCCGCTGGTCTGCCTGCAGTGCTGGTGCCCTTTCCCCACGCCATCCACGACCACCAGACCCGCAACGCCACGGTGCTGGCCCGCTGCGGCGCGGCGGAACTGGTGCCCGAAAGCCGTATGGTGGTGCAGCACATGGACGAAACCTTGCTGCGCCTGCTGAGCATGCCCGGCGAACGCGCCCCCATGGCCGCTGCGGCTCTTGCCGCAGCCCGCCCGGACGCCGCCGCACGGGTGGCTGATATCTTGGAAACCATCGTTAAAACCCGCGCCTGA